One Triticum dicoccoides isolate Atlit2015 ecotype Zavitan chromosome 3B, WEW_v2.0, whole genome shotgun sequence genomic window, gtcgtcgtcatcatcgtcgtcgtcgtcgtcgccgcctccgccgtccctgctgcatccctccctcggttggcgcggcgggttggacggtccgggggcgtcgtcgtcgtcgtcgtcgctgtcgaggaccacgacgccatgctcgtcctcgcgcccacgcttgcgggcggcgatctcctccagggcccggcgctgccggaccatctcgtcgcggaggtagtcgtcccgtgcccaccgcatggcgtcctcgtcggagaagccgcgccgggctatctcctcgtactccgcagggaggacgggctccggcttgggctcggcgaggacgaagcggccggtgggtggagaggcgttggcgccgccggagctgcgggtgcgcgcgctgaccggcgtgtcctggggctccggcttaacggggcggaggcagggcgagccgtcggacgaggaggaggaccccccggtctccatgcgcctcggggtccaggagcttccccggcggcgtgagaaggaagggggagcggggtactcgaggcgcggcgtgttgccgccctcgatgtactcgaggatggCCTCCAAcatgcgcccgggcacgccccaccacagacgccggccggcggcgttgagcctgccggagggcacaacgtcgttggtggcctcgagctactcggcctgacggcggcggaagtaaggttcccagagcgggctgtcaggggcgtaccgtggcccctccctcgccgcacgcggcaggttcgagcggatgcgtgcgatctccgcacgccgcgccgcgccggtcggtaccgggggcaccggcacgccgcccgcgctgatcctccacgccccgggcacccgcatgtccggcgggaccgggtactcggcctcgtaaagTAGGCGAGCCTCGTCTTtatgaagatggcggcggccgaagccgttcgccgccgcgccgtcgcctgggaagcgctcggccatgggtgtgaACTGGGGACGGCGAAAGAGAGGAGAGAAGAGGGAGGAACGACGGCGGCGGGAGAGTGTGAGTCGCCGAGTGCGCCGGGGCGCTTCATATATAGGCCAAGGCGCGCATGtcaccgtgtgtacgcgtggcgggcgaggaagggcgagggacgcgcgtcgtccggtcttcactgcgccgcccgtgaggcatcaatggtgcaggctgaccggcgcggcagcgcggcagctttggcattgattcgtcgcgggaaacgaggcgatgaggacgacgaagggcaaagaagagagccgtgtcgctgacgtagcgggcccgcggctttttcgcgccaaaacagttcgcctggcgcccccgggcgccccccagcgcgccgggttcgggctgggtccgccggcgctgttttcggcccaagccggcgaaaatcaggctcctggggcgcgactgggccgttttttcggcgccggcgcgaaaaaaactCCTGAgaaggccttcctgggggcgcggctagAGATGCCCTTAAACACATTATATAGGTGTAGCAATGAGATTGGACCTGGTATGCAGCCAGTACGCAAGTCAAACGCCAGCAGTGTGGGATGCTAACAGTGTAATTCTCACCAGAACAATTCACACTTCTCTgacatagtagcataatttcgaggCTTGCTTCGGTAAAACAAGAGCTTGGAAATCATAATGAGTTGCAGTAGTACTGGGTTCCTGTTCGTATGGCTGGTTGGCCGGTACGCAAATCATCCAGTAACCTCGTGCTGGGTAATATTTTGATCAACCGACTTCCGTAACTGAAGCAAATTAGAATCGGTTGCGTAGATCTACTAATTTAATCATGATTGCCGGGCTTTTTCCAGGGGAATCAGgaattcaggattagtgttgaccaCTGGAAGTACAAAAATACCCTTTTTTTTATACTccttccgatccatattaattgtcgctgattcGTACTgaatcagcgacaattaatatggatcggagggagtagttgctTTGAGATTCGGATATTTTATagttacatgcttatcaaatttggtCTTTTTTCACTAGTCTTTCTGCTTGGAAATGTATAAAATATCAGTTATATTTGTGCTAGTTGTCTACGGATCAGTTACTCTTACCCAAACTATTACTGAAGACACGTGGAATTTGATATGACAGATCCAATGAGAATACCGAAACGATCAGAGATGCCGTTGCTGAAAGCACCTAGCAAGAAGCGTGCTGGAGATGACGCCATGTGATTATATTTGGGAAGGAGCTAGCATGAGGTTGCACAAGAGCTGTTTGACCTGAGAATTGTGCCGAGTATCAATGGAGAGTGTAGTGGATTATCATGTTTCAAAGTTAATGTCTAGTCTTCTTTTGCATGCCTTCTGTTTATTTTAGGATTATGGATTATTATGGATACTCTAAGGACCCCTCTAGACCCTGTCCCTTTGTTTTATTCATCTCATCTATATTGTCTCACCGCCCACTCGATCACTAGTTATTATATGAGCTGTATTAAGACTATGTATGAACTATGTTATGTCACCTGTACCCACCTTCTGTTTCGGTTGCTCGCGGTTACCTTTCGTTAGCATCATAACCTGTGGAGTTGTCTGAGTATTGTTTTTGGCAGCTGTTCTCTCAGTGACGCAAAACCTCCATTTCGGGTGGGAAGGCAGGTGCATGAGCTATGCAGGAAGGTTTTATTGTGGTATCAGCATTGTTTGTTTGTGCTAACACTGTTTTATTTTCTGTCAGAATTGGTTAGCCGCTTTTTTATTTACTAGAAGCAgacgcgcgcgttgctgcgccgttTTCTTTGTAGCGTTTTACATTGACCATCCACTCATTGAACTGTTACACGATGATATGTCAAAAAATATTTGTCTCGGATGACAGTATCCGTCGGTTGCACTCTTTTTTGTCCTGAATATTggttatatatatgtgtgtattGGGAACAATTATATTGCCTGATCGTATCATAAAACTATATACATTATCTTCCAGGGCGGTCTAAAAGCAATCACACAATTATAAGAGAGCAAATATTGACTCTTCACGTGGCCCATCTTACTTTGGAATTACTTGACAAACAATGCGGCAATTACTTTGCAGTAAAAATGTGTGAGAGATGCATGATATTGGTTAACTGTAACTATACAAACCTGCAATAAAAATTGTGCTTCGCTAAATTATGATCAAAGGAAAAATTGCTACTCTACTCTCTTTTCTGGGATATCACCTCTCACAACCAAGCTTTAGGCAACTCAAACAAAAGACCATTATCACCATGCCATAGAAGACAACTGACCAAAATACTCCTTTTGGTAATATATATAGACATTGATGCCGTCAGGAGGACAGAATACTAAATAGTTACTGAGTTGCTAAGGCTGATCTAGAATATGATCAAAAGCAGCATTAATACAGTTAATTAATCTGCTGAACTAGAATATGATCAATAGAAAATTTCAACAACAATAAAAATACAGATCTCTTAATAAAATTGAGAAAAGAAAACAGTTAATTAATCTGCTGGAAATTTAGGATTGATTAGCACACAATGTTGCAGAAACATACTGGTGAAATAGTAACCATGCAAAGAATCATGGAAAAACAACTATTGTCAGGATCGTAAGGCTAACAATTAATTGCAtagctagtagtagtagtagtagccatCGATTAACAGCTTCTTGTCAACCTGCAAGTAGACGTGGTGAATCTGCTCGTCAGACAGACGGTTCGCGTCCGACGGGCCTCTCTTCATCTTCTGGAGTAGACAGACAGTTGGGGAGCGTCATCTCCCCAAGCAGGCCCTCCAGACATAACACGAAACAATTATAATGGAATAACTATTTCCATACCAACTGGACCCTTAAAACATTCAGGGTATCGTGTCCAGTGGTGTGTAGAAAAAGGGATTTTCGCATGAATAATGCCACAGTTACCTCAAGCGATAGACTTATAAATTTTGCAGAGTATCCAGTCAACTGCACCCCCCTAGAATGTTACCACTGGAGCTCTCATGTAAAAATAAAATGGCCACATATATCTACTTTGTGGTAATCACTGATATGCAAATTTGCAACACAATgaaaatagtactccctctgttcctcaaTATAAGTCAGTTTGCTCTTTTGTCCCGAGCACAGTGTGTGTGGAACACATGGATTGCGCAGAAGTACTTTTGAAGTAGCACAGACCAAGCTGGAAAAATGAAGGCAGCAAGTGCACTGCAATTGAAGCGGCATACAATCAATCAAGTGTACTACCTGACAGCTTATCGATCCGATTCAGCTTCGATTTAACGAGGAGATAGAATCCATGAGTTGAATTTAATCTGTTGTGGTTCAATATTTTCGTAGACCAGCTGAACCTGTCCAGCTTGCCTCTGGCATCCAGATCATGACCTTGTGCTTGCTATTATTGCTAGTTATTCCCTCCATCCTTGTTCCGGAGATCTTATTTCAATTCCATTCCAATACTTTTTTTCACATAGACTTCATGAAGAATTAGTAGGTAACTACGTTATAATATTTGGTTTGAACTTCATTCTCTTCTTCAGTGATTAACCATGTAAGCTTTCACTGATTTCATAGCAAACATTTCAACGAAATCTCATTGTTTTGAGTAAGAAAAACATGTTTGTACAAATTTCAGTCATTTATACAGGTCTTGCAAATAAGTTCAACCATGTTTATACAAACTTGGTTGGCATACCTGGATCGACTGACGAGAAGACAGAGATCATCTCTTCTCCACCTGTCCGACTTCCAGAAGCGTTTGGCGCGCCATCGGCGCCAGGCCTCGTTGCAACCCAATCAGTAATCTGTGTGCATCAGCAAGGCCCTCACACCTGCCTCCTACACTAAATGCGTTCATGCTCTCCTGAACTGTGCTCTGGAAAATTTGGGATGCAAGAAACCAAATGGTTTTCAACGGGGGTTCTCTTGCCATTTGCACACTTCGCTCCATAAAATGTaagactccctccgtcccaaaatgtgAGACCAGCTTGGAGTACTACTCCTCTGCCTCCTATCTTTCTGAAAATAGTGATATCCATATTTTgttatatactccctcctatctttCTGAAAATAGTGATATCCATATTTTATTATATACGTATTGATGTATGAGGTGCAGCTGGATTGATGAATCTTGAGTGTAGAGGCACCCTGCATAGCTTCACTCCACAGCTTGGGTGCTGACGAATAACTGTGAAATTGCTCCCGTTTGGATGATTTTAAACTTGTAATGCTACCCCTGAACGTACGTCAGTTTCAGATTGGATTGGTCACAAATTCCTTTCGGactgtaaaaagaaaaactcagggcTTCAAACAACACAACACCCAGCTAACAAACAAGAATAGATCAGCCAACACAGCGCCCGATTGATCAAAATGACTGTTAGCTATAGAAAAACAGGGGCAGACATAATGACCGTCAGCTATACATAAACAGTAATAACGGCTAAGCTAACAGTGAACCAGGGACAGTCATCTTTGTGTTGTGCTCTGTTGATCTATATCAAAGCTGAACGTACAACTCCATAATGTCATGCCGGCAGGTCCATCAGGCACATCAACGCCTGCACTGCATGGGAGCTCAACAGCCAAAACTCCGGCTTGCGGCGGCCTCTTTGCACCTGGAATCCCGCCCCGGGCCAATGACCGTCAGCCAGCGTGGCACCGGGAAGGGACTCCTCCCAGTAGCATTGCGGGGGCGGACATAATCTGGCAACCAAGTCTTTCGAGCTGAAACCAACCCAATGCATAGcaaaataattcatgctaactgcaACAACTGCCAAGAGTGAAAACATAGTGAACTCATGCTAACTGCAACAACTGCAAAACATAGTCAAGTTGCACTTGGACAAACTAGAAACAACATACCAGTTGCGCACTAGAGTACCACATAGCATCCCACATACAAACTTTACTTGGCGCAAACAAGCTCCCCAAATAGCTTCTTTTAGCTGCTGCCAGGTCCTTACGACAACACAAAGCCTAGCTATAGGCACCACTAGTCTTGTCATAGACCTAGTACTAATTAACTTGCAGAGACCCTTTCTGCTTCATATAGTCCTCGAGGTCAAAAGGGTCAGCAAACTCGAAATCAGAAGCTAGCTCGTGGGAGTAAACTGGACCTCCAGCGTCCTCGCGTCCGCTCCTGAATATCTCTAGTTTGCAAGCTTTGTTGTTCCACTTTGCGCTCATCAGAGGCATCAATTTGGCGTCCGCATTACCCACCGAGGACGAGGAGAAACACTTGCTGGACACCACAACCACCATCCGCTCCAGCACCCGCCCTCTCTCCGCGATGAACTTGAGGAAAGCAACCTCGCTTCTCGACCCCTGGAACTCATAGAAGAACACCTTCTTCACGCTCTGCACGATGCATTTGATGGGACCGCCCTCCTGCCAGAACTTGAGATTCACCTTGCCAGTGGACTCTTCAGATATGGGAGGGGACTGCAAGCAAATGAAATCAAACAGTGCATACATAGTTTGATGTTAGACAAATAATCTGTGAGTACTGCAtatcatgcagcagcagcagctggccaGCGATAGTACAACTAATCTAATACACAGTTCTGACCATGCTAGATATAACATAGCAACTAGTATTGCAAAATTGCCAATGCAGCAACTGTATCTCATGAAGTTGACCAAATTTACATGGACATGGAGCGTCTCCAGGTTGGGGAAGCATCTGAGAAAGCCAGGCACTTTCTTGACAACATTGCGGACACCAAACTGCACCCCTATGCCCAAAATCTTGACAGTAGGGACAATGTTCTCCCTGCTCCTAGCCTGCAATGCACCGAGGACAGATGAACTAATTCAGATCACAGATATTAATTGGCACAGAACAGCTACACATGCAAATTAAAttagtatctaccacgagatcggcgtTATCCACCACCAACTGTTGCTCTCCTGGCAGAAGATATCCCAGCACACGCAGATTAGGTGCACGCCCAATCTTGATCTCAGAGCGCTCCATGGTGGACTTCATCCCCCCCTCGCCAACAGTTTCGCACTGCAAGAGCCTCTCCAGGCGAGGTGCATCCACCACGTCGATGTACTCCAAGTAGGTGAAGGCCAGCTGAAGGCACCGCAGGCTGTGGCTAACGAGTCGGAGGCGCACTCCGGTCTGGCTCCACATGATGAGGAGGAACTCAAGGACTGGGCTTCTTTCGAGCATGAATGCCAGATCACGGTCCTCCATGACAGTCATGCATAGGCCGAGCTCCCGGAGGTTGGGGAAGCTGGCGCCGCGCGGCACGGCCGTGGTGTCCGGAAGTGTCCAGACGCCGAGATAGAGGCGGGTGAGGGAGGCGCAGCTGAAGAGCGTGGCGGGGAGGCGCAGGTCAATCGGCCAAGGGCGGTTCACAAAGACGAGATCTTTGACCCCCTTGGCGACGAGGGTGTCGATCCAGCGCGCCATCTCGCCTCGGTGCTCGTCCATGTTGCTGCAGGTGAGGTGGACGAAGCGGAAGGGGCCCGGGTGCGCCGCGAGGGCGCTGGACACCGATGCGGTGACGGCTCGGGGAGAGGGAGCGCCGATGATGAACGGGCCGGACGCGCCGCCGTCTGGAAGCATATGGCTGTCGACAAGTGTAAGGGGCGCCGAGCGCCAGAGCGGGCGCCAGCGTGAGGCGAGGGCGGCGGTGCGCGCGGCGTCCTTGGCGGGGAGGCGGGAGATGATGTTGCggaggagcacgtcggggaggcgGCTGATGCGGTCGACGCCGTCGGGGACCCACGACGCGCCGGCGAGCGAGAGGGGTGCGGCGGGGGAGACGGGTGGGTCCGGGAGGTACTTGTACACGAAGTGGAGCATCATGTTTGAGCCGAGGTCCAGCGTCGCAGGGTCCTGGCCGTCGCGCTCCAAGGAGGCGAGCATATCGCTCCTGGAGGTGCCGAGGATAACCTGCGGGTCGTCCATGGCCGCCGGTGGAGGGGATGACGGCGAGGGTTTGGGGAGAGGAGGGGTGAGGAATGATTGGGGAATGGAGGCGCTCTTCTCAGTGGTGAGatgttgggccaaatgtcggcagtACTAGTGTCTCTCCTCGGCCCATAGAATAGCTTTTTCTCACTTCGAACTATACCTGCCCATCCCTCAGGCTGGGCCGGGCCCGACACAGAAAACCCAGGCCCAGCCCGGCCTGGGCATCAGGCCTAGAAAATCAGGCCCAAGCCTGGCCCGCACGTGTAAAAGACCGTTGGGCCTCGAACCAGGCCCCTTCAATAAATTGCTAAAATGACGGGCCCAGGCCCAAGCCTAGCCCGGCCTTTGGGCTCAAAATCTAGGATCCGGCCCGAGTGAATCGTtgggtcgggctttttcgggccgggctgcccatggccaggactacTTTGAAATACTTCCTTCTTAAATAAGTGGTCATCCTTGTGTAAAGTTAATAAATAAGTGGTCATGCTTGTGTTAAAAAACGTGGTCATCCAGTGCTTGGAAAAAATTACCCTCTCAGTCGGCGATCTCGCATCGTTGACATGAGTTTTCGTAGCAATTCTCTACCAGATCGCTACCCTCTTTCACGAGTGATGGGGGGGAGTAGTGGCGGAGCTACATTGTCCAATCTGGGCGGGCTAGTACAAATAAAACCCACTTTATTTCCTCTCATGGGCCCAATATGGTCTTAATCCCTCACTATTTTCGCTCTGGCTAGGGCAGGTAATGGCCCATTTTGGCCTAGCTGAAGCTCCGCAAGTGGGTGAGAGGTTCCTTGTGGGGCTCATGTGTTCTTCTCCAAAACCCTAGACATGGCGGCAACATCTGGTTCGATTATGAGTTGTACGGCATGGTGACTGGGAAACAGGAAGTGAGGTAATTCGAGCGTGATGCCGAATACCTAGCTAGTGATCGCACGGGTCAACGCCAACATGCCCTTTTGCTTGGAGGATAtgtttaatactccctctgtcccataatataagatgtttttgcaagcaGGGGGTGCGATGCAGCTGGCATGGTGGCTCGACCAAACGCCAAAGTTTTGTGAAGCTGGGGAGAATCTATTCCTCTTCCAGACGTTCTACTTGGGAGATTGGAAGAAGGTAGTGCATGGAGGAAATTGGATTTTCAGGGGCTATGGAGTGATCATTGAGGACTATGATGGAATGGCGGATCCCGAGTCGATTGCGCTATATGGTATGTATGCTTGGGCCTAGATTCATaaggcaacggaatacgtcgttgaaagaacatgtggtggccccatgtgtggttttggtaattgatgacaatctctatggactaatggcttccttgagttatatttgaaggttttgtccataggaatttcttgaagtgcatgtgttggtttcaaggagtttatgagttgaccaatgtgctattaaggaattatccaaagattggccatgtgagtgttgagcttattgcaagcatgtcttga contains:
- the LOC119282145 gene encoding F-box/FBD/LRR-repeat protein At1g13570-like; its protein translation is MDDPQVILGTSRSDMLASLERDGQDPATLDLGSNMMLHFVYKYLPDPPVSPAAPLSLAGASWVPDGVDRISRLPDVLLRNIISRLPAKDAARTAALASRWRPLWRSAPLTLVDSHMLPDGGASGPFIIGAPSPRAVTASVSSALAAHPGPFRFVHLTCSNMDEHRGEMARWIDTLVAKGVKDLVFVNRPWPIDLRLPATLFSCASLTRLYLGVWTLPDTTAVPRGASFPNLRELGLCMTVMEDRDLAFMLERSPVLEFLLIMWSQTGVRLRLVSHSLRCLQLAFTYLEYIDVVDAPRLERLLQCETVGEGGMKSTMERSEIKIGRAPNLRVLGYLLPGEQQLVVDNADLVARSRENIVPTVKILGIGVQFGVRNVVKKVPGFLRCFPNLETLHVHSPPISEESTGKVNLKFWQEGGPIKCIVQSVKKVFFYEFQGSRSEVAFLKFIAERGRVLERMVVVVSSKCFSSSSVGNADAKLMPLMSAKWNNKACKLEIFRSGREDAGGPVYSHELASDFEFADPFDLEDYMKQKGSLQVN